From Anopheles arabiensis isolate DONGOLA chromosome 3, AaraD3, whole genome shotgun sequence, a single genomic window includes:
- the LOC120905051 gene encoding uncharacterized protein LOC120905051 — translation MACVRGLCVLVGVALFVLFADRQLEESVGVDASMIYAGIKLPFPRHRTFYKSVGERKIGPNLYEVSTIIQEDILLRKRCECMLRYRCRVPRNIFYLSNRDCHHREKVCCELLENAYESTNDTAAAIEHHHFGSDNEI, via the exons ATGGCTTGCGTGCGAGGACTGTGTGTCCTGGTGGGAGTGGCGCTGTTTGTCCTGTTCGCGGATAGGCAGCTGGAAGAAAGTGTCGGAGTGGACGCCAGTATGATCTATGCCGGGATAAAGCTGCCCTTTCCACGGCACCGCACCTTCTACAAATCGGTCGGTGAGCGCAAGATCGGTCCCAACCTGTACGAGGTCAGCACGATCATCCAGGAGGACATTCTGCTGCGCAAGCGGTGCGAGTGCATGCTGCGGTATCGGTGTCGCGTACCGCGCAACATCTTCTATCTATCCAA CCGCGATTGCCATCACCGCGAAAAAGTGTGCTGCGAGCTGCTGGAAAACGCGTACGAGTCCACCAACGATACGGCGGCGGCGATCGAGCACCACCACTTCGGAAGCGATAATGAGATCTAG
- the LOC120905047 gene encoding uncharacterized protein LOC120905047: MEIKVVGGPCGYHGSYTFFKGVKISFGHKGAHDTGASSVASQPASSAPGSGSVGGGPLHSTANAATTPAATSSTGNSSSTSNGHDRRRPSVDIPSEGIADSPGSVSTPPPATSRSPGKGGETAGEEQDERMKDRSSNNGGHNTAQCNQTNANSSAAPMNGGSSSSSSTSSSSGSGNSGSNSTSNSNSDSNGNSGSSSANGGSSSGKSQNGNQPKPKQTQRKCVSENGNSGAGTGASGVGGSSTASSNGTSTRAGINNNLSRLASLDRDHHYRPLVLALGDCIPVRPWSDSPIACLAELRMVWRDRNEQCLLIALRLYFLPENTPSGRNCHGEDEVLAISDKVILRAEDLLNWIDTEQEWSWGLLTLYDEQSAKDCLGMTRHLSKNSSLDFGDVDKEKHSGENIVTKVAVLSFSRYCRYRSMLKRLEGVQDAWLRSTLVANLSGFVAPVPNMRIMFCKETFDYPELETHELLCNHLAPKLKGRPRGKRKKTLSDSSQYTKKEGCSDESESNESDISDYSYSKVSPGKKVIDLHPTPRYNPRPSRGSSQTKQEPISVVISASAGTVKPSAGSNHLSQRNRSKSTSKAPKPSSKKSSKSKPGRKPGRGSSNNNNNNGGGKKSSSSSSNSSLAAAGGAGESEEDEEEPDEDGEEDGGGSSSTRGASKDRDREEDADEDEEEMDYEEDEEEEDDNLFRVNDRMGSAEREFLQRLQEFLDPRALQYADSQAATLKNVSLYAVYVKVQKIGGYSAVTDKEVWNQLLQGTGAENGVLSRRKYEKIVLPFEKHLRELAGDQESDVKRDTALLLLGDDELDAKLRLLRDVKVEKRDPDSKPHELAESNGSAGLDYTVKRELVEKEDSAYGGGGKCAVKEDSNGAGGGSPNGGVHLGMSPVSVPLTVIVRPNLDEKDQKSSQIQIKQPHTTITVHQTTIHPHSANHHHAGQPNSNHHQPISDQSPQHITNQIQITNQIQIQQITVQSNDKNGSGGGGGAGGGGVGSGAGSPNESTGQFKYSFKQDKSGQELNIEPAATTPKSASATIASGAGSPSEGASSLSLFPLNRQGTDPDLTIKEVSVCPTSGTLSITSSACVPTTPSKTSSLRHVRMKNDRKGAGGMMMEAGGFMGASQKENIPLLGGGVGSASLFGGQSLTTITPIPANMMMAGAFLGHGGPVPVGAGGSISTGRSALDQDHSGKQQPMTAPVATEVIDLVDSDNENDSSPPAGASSANRKQAGQAMRPIPSLLPPMKKRKLDILREGGLEVTPISNGASIFSSLGKSPGPPNPMRINITAELNTTPQRPEPPKRSDHAPRKCIPTPLEFQTHCMYTRTGKIFGDPKELVPPRVPAPAPDLLDLTGPRPVGLMMGAMDSAANLSNKGQQPPMPVMDFSSNARHTNRTGPASRTAPSLQITLVPGPTNSHGSSGGIGGVAPGMGGGLPPMMTPLNIPVPVPSQQVAAAAAAAAAVTSSTGAMGHKPKSKAYEIVPLRDGGAGGAAAPMKEPSPKVTIGPSSASSSSSGSTNGTIIPPPPPPTGQLAGLMGPGTSPNNLLETLANLQKVNPDLMARILSSSGISKSSIPGLTQLLGTLADQSPLAPPAAKKTQRRRSNSQAAAAAAAAAAATSSSPIPTAPSPGLPPGSIPPPAGASSSIPSPNATTSMPPFPMPPGSLGLVPPSMLHSSNSPSPQHHPPQADSPTSANHPLSQQIKLLQQVQLQQQQKFLQQKASEEQQKLHMLAQFSQKQQQHQQPQSSPSQGSPVSPVSTVGAGSPLPGTPPLAMPPSPVSVPRIPVVPPPSAAAAAAAVLSGLPPGAGAPFPPPFDPIYLQLYANPGLYLQSLPPEQLLQLYKNLPQGIPITKS, encoded by the exons GTCGTTGGTGGACCTTGCGGCTACCATGGCTCGTACACGTTCTTCAAGGGCGTTAAAATATCGTTCGGCCACAAGGGAGCGCACGATACGGGCGCGAGCTCGgtagccagccagccagcgtcCTCCGCTCCGGGCAGCGGaagtgttggtggtggtccgTTACACAGCACTGCCAACGCAGCTACTACCCCAGCTGCTACCTCCTCCACGGGCAACAGCAGTAGTACGAGCAATGGCCACGACCGGCGACGTCCTTCCGTCGACATTCCCAGCGAAGGCATCGCTGACTCACCTGGTTCCGTCTCCACACCGCCACCAGCCACCAGCCGATCGCCGGGCAAGGGGGGCGAGACGGCGGGAGAGGAACAGGATGAGCGGATGAAggaccgcagcagcaacaacggtgGTCACAACACTGCCCAGTGCAATCAAACCAATGCCAATAGTAGTGCTGCGCCGATGaatggcggcagcagcagcagcagcagcaccagtagtagtagtggtagtggtaaTAGTGGTAGCAACAGTACTAGTAATAGCAATAGTGATAGTAACGGTAACAGCGGTAGCTCTAGTGCcaacggtggcagcagcagtggtaaGAGTCAAAATGGCAACCAACCGAagccaaaacaaacgcaacgaAAATGTGTCAGCGAAAATGGCAACAGTGGTGCGGGTACGGGGGCGAGTGGTGTCGGTGGTAGCAGTACTGCCAGCAGCAACGGTACCAGCACCAGAGCcggcatcaacaacaacctaTCCCGACTAGCGTCCCTCGACCGAGA CCATCACTACCGACCGCTGGTGCTGGCACTGGGCGACTGCATTCCGGTCCGGCCGTGGTCCGACTCGCCGATCGCGTGCCTAGCCGAGCTGCGGATGGTCTGGCGGGATCGGAACGAGCAGTGCCTGCTGATAGCCCTCCGGCTGTACTTTTTGCCGGAAAACACACCGTCGGGCCGCAACTGCCATGGCGAG GATGAGGTGCTGGCGATCTCGGACAAGGTGATACTGCGGGCCGAGGATCTGCTGAACTGGATCGACACCGAGCAGGAGTGGAGCTGGGGCCTGCTCACGCTGTACGACGAGCAGAGTGCCAAGGATTGCCTCGGGATGACGCGACACCTCAGCAAGAACTCATCGCTGGACTTTGGCGATGTGGACAAGGAGAAGCATTCAG GTGAAAACATTGTAACGAAGGTGGCAGTGCTGAGCTTTTCGCGCTACTGCCGCTACCGGTCGATGCTGAAGCGGCTCGAGGGCGTGCAGGACGCGTGGCTGCGCAGCACGCTGGTGGCCAATCTGAGCGGGTTCGTGGCGCCCGTCCCGAACATGCGCATCATGTTCTGCAAGGAAACGTTCGACTATCCCGAGCTGGAGACGCACGAGCTGCTGTGCAATCATCTCGCGCCCAAGCTGAAGGGCCGGCCGCGCGGCAAGCGGAAGAAGACGCTGTCCGACTCGTCGCAGTACACGAAGAAGGAGGGCTGCTCGGACGAGAGCGAGTCGAACGAGTCGGACATTTCCGATTACTCCTACAGCAAG GTATCTCCTGGCAAGAAGGTGATCGATCTCCACCCAACGCCACGGTACAACCCGCGCCCGTCGCGTGGCTCCTCCCAAACGAAGCAGGAACCGATCAGTGTCGTCATTTCCGCCTCGGCCGGCACGGTCAAGCCGAGCGCGGGCAGCAACCATCTGTCCCAGCGCAATCGCTCCAAATCCACCTCCAAGGCGCCAAAACCGTCGTCCAAAAAGTCGTCGAAATCGAAACCGGGCCGCAAGCCGGGCcgtggcagcagcaacaacaacaacaacaacggggGCGGCAAGAAGtcgtcctcctcttcctccaaCTCGTCGCTGGCGGCTGCGGGCGGTGCCGGCGAGtcggaggaggacgaggaggagccGGACGAGGATGGGGAGGAGGATGGTGGTGGGTCGTCGTCGACGCGCGGCGCCTCGAAGGATCGCGACCGCGAGGAGGACGCGGACGAAGACGAGGAGGAGATGGACtacgaggaggacgaggaggaggaggacgataaTCTGTTCCGGGTGAACGATCGGATGGGCTCGGCGGAGCGGGAGTTCCTGCAGCGGTTGCAGGAGTTCCTCGATCCACGGGCGCTCCAGTACGCGGACAGTCAGGCCGCAACGCTGAAAAATG TGAGCTTGTACGCGGTGTACGTGAAGGTGCAAAAGATCGGTGGCTACAGTGCGGTCACCGACAAGGAGGTGTGGAACCAGCTGCTGCAAGGCACGGGCGCGGAGAATGGCGTGCTGAGCCGGAGAAAGTACGAGAAGATTGTGCTGCCGTTCGAGAAGCATCTGCGCGAGCTGGCTGGCGATCAAGAGTCGGACGTGAAGCGCGACAcggccctgctgctgcttggggACGATGAGCTGGACGCCAAGCTGCGGCTGTTGCGCGATGTGAAGGTGGAAAAGCGTGATCCGGACAGCAAACCGCACGAGCTGGCCGAGAGCAACGGGTCCGCCGGGCTGGACTATACGGTGAAGCGGGAGCTGGTGGAAAAGGAGGATAGCGCatacggtggcggcggcaagTGTGCGGTGAAGGAGGATAGCAATGGAGCCGGCGGTGGCAGTCCGAACGGTGGCGTGCATCTCGGCATGTCGCCGGTGTCTGTGCCGCTGACCGTTATCGTTCGGCCGAATTTGGACGAGAAGGATCAAAAGTCGTCCCAGATACAGATCAAGCAGCCGCACACGACGATCACAGTGCACCAGACCACGATCCATCCGCACAGCGCCAATCACCATCACGCCGGCCAGCCGAACAGCAACCACCATCAGCCGATCAGTGACCAAAGCCCGCAGCACATCACGAACCAGATCCAGATCACGAATCAGATTCAGATCCAGCAGATCACGGTACAGTCGAACGATAAGAATGGAtcgggcggcggtggcggcgctggtggtggtggggtagGATCGGGCGctggcagtccgaacgaatcgaCGGGCCAGTTCAAGTACAGCTTCAAGCAGGACAAATCCGGCCAGGAGCTCAACATTGAGCCGGCCGCAACGACGCCCAAGTCCGCGTCGGCGACGATCGCTTCCGGTGCAGGGTCGCCGTCGGAGGGGGCCTCCTCGCTGAGCCTGTTCCCGTTGAACCGGCAGGGCACGGATCCGGACCTCACGATCAAGGAAGTGTCGGTGTGTCCGACCAGCGGTACGCTCTCGATCACGTCCAGTGCGTGTGTGCCGACGACGCCGTCCAAGACGAGCTCGCTGCGCCACGTGCGCATGAAGAACGATCGCAAGGGCGCCGgggggatgatgatggaggCGGGCGGCTTCATGGGTGCTAGTCAGAAGGAGAACATTCCCTTGCTGGGTGGAGGCGTTGGCTCGGCAAGCTTGTTCGGCGGTCAGAGTCTAACAACGATCACTCCGATCCCGGCGAACATGATGATGGCGGGCGCATTCCTTGGCCACGGTGGCCCTGTGCCGGTTGGAGCGGGTGGATCCATTTCCACGGGAAGGTCGGCGCTGGATCAAGATCACAGCGGCAAGCAGCAACCGATGACTGCACCGGTCGCCACGGAAGTCATCGATCTCGTCGACAGTGACAACGAAAACGACAGCTCACCACCGGCCGGCGCGTCGTCCGCGAATCGGAAGCAGGCGGGACAGGCGATGCGACCCATTCCCTCGCTGCTGCCACCGATGAAGAAGCGCAAGCTGGACATCCTGCGCGAGGGCGGCCTCGAGGTGACGCCGATCTCGAACGGTGCCAGCATTTTCTCCAGCCTCGGCAAGAGCCCCGGTCCGCCGAACCCGATGCGCATCAACATAACGGCGGAGCTGAACACGACGCCCCAGCGGCCCGAGCCGCCGAAGCGCAGCGACCACGCGCCCCGCAAATGCATTCCCACGCCGCTCGAGTTCCAGACGCACTGCATGTACACACGCACGGGCAAGATATTCGGCGACCCGAAGGAGCTGGTGCCTCCCCGGGTGCCTGCCCCCGCGCCGGATCTGCTCGATCTGACTGGCCCGCGACCGGTCGGGCTGATGATGGGCGCGATGGACAGTGCGGCAAACCTTTCCAACAAAGGACAGCAGCCGCCGATGCCCGTGATGGATTTCTCTAGCAACGCGCGGCACACCAATCGTACGGGGCCAGCGTCCCGGACGGCGCCCAGCCTGCAGATAACGCTCGTACCCGGGCCGACAAACAGCCACGGCTCGAGCGGTGGTATCGGTGGCGTTGCTCCTGGCATGGGTGGTGGACTGCCACCGATGATGACGCCGTTGAATATTCCAGTTCCAGTGCCAAGTCAGCAGgtggccgccgccgcagcagcagcagcagcagtgaccTCATCCACCGGTGCGATGGGACACAAACCGAAATCGAAAGCGTACGAAATAGTGCCATTAAGAGACGGTGGTGCTGGCGGTGCGGCGGCACCGATGAAAGAACCGAGCCCGAAGGTCACGATCGGTCCCTCTTCCgcgtcctcctcgtcgtccggTTCGACCAACGGTACCATCAttccgccaccgccaccaccgaccGGACAGCTCGCCGGACTGATGGGACCGGGCACGTCGCCGAACAATCTGCTCGAAACGCTCGCCAACCTGCAGAAGGTGAACCCGGACCTGATGGCCAGAATACTGTCCTCGTCCGGCATCTCCAAATCCTCCATTCCCGGGCTGACGCAGCTGCTAGGCACGCTGGCCGACCAGTCGCCGCTCGCTCCACCGGCGGCCAAGAAGACGCAGCGGCGCAGATCCAACTCACAGGCTGCAgcggcggccgctgccgctgctgcggcTACCTCGTCCAGCCCCATACCTACCGCCCCTTCGCCCGGCCTACCGCCCGGAAGCATACCGCCTCCGGCCGGTGCCAGCAGCAGTATTCCGTCGCCGAACGCCACCACCTCCATGCCACCGTTCCCGATGCCGCCGGGCAGTTTGGGCCTGGTACCGCCCTCGATGCTGCACTCGTCGAACTCGCCGTCCCCGCAGCACCATCCCCCGCAGGCGGACTCGCCCACGTCCGCCAACCATCCGCTTAGCCAGCAGAtcaagctgctgcagcaggtgcagctacagcagcagcaaaaattcCTCCAACAGAAAGCCTCCGAGGAGCAGCAAAAGCTGCACATGTTGGCCCAGTTCTCtcagaaacagcagcagcaccagcaaccgCAGTCCTCTCCCAGCCAGGGATCGCCAGTGTCGCCGGTGTCCACGGTCGGGGCCGGCTCGCCATTGCCCGGCACGCCACCGCTCGCGATGCCACCGTCGCCCGTGTCGGTGCCACGCATTCCCGTTGTGCCACCGCCGTCGGCAGctgcggcggccgccgccgtaCTGTCGGGGCTACCGCCCGGAGCAGGCGCACCCTTCCCGCCACCGTTCGATCCGATCTACCTGCAGCTGTACGCGAACCCGGGCCTCTACCTGCAGAGCCTGCCGCcggagcagctgc